The proteins below come from a single Streptomyces sp. MRC013 genomic window:
- a CDS encoding acetyl-CoA C-acyltransferase yields MPRTVRDVVFVDGVRTPFGKAGPKGVYHETRADDLVVKAIRELLRRNPGLAPHEVDEVAVAATTQIGDQGLTIGRMAGILAGLPQSVPGYAVDRMCAGALTAVTTTAGSIAFGAYDVAIAGGVEHMGRHPMGEGADPNPRFVSEKLVDESALFMGMTAENLHDRFPHLTRERADEYAVRSQEKAAKAYADGKIQRDLVPVSVRRTDADAGETGWGLVTADEPMRPGTTRESLAGLKTPFRPHGRVTAGNSAGLNDGATASIIASEDFAREKGLPVGMRLVSYAFAGVEPEVMGYGPIPATEKALAKAGLSIGDIGLFEINEAFAVQVLAFLDHYGIADDDPRVNRYGGAIAFGHPLASSGVRLMTQLARQFEERPEVRYGITTMCVGFGMGATVVWENPNHEDAGGSK; encoded by the coding sequence GTGCCTCGTACCGTCAGGGACGTCGTCTTCGTCGACGGCGTCCGCACCCCGTTCGGCAAGGCGGGCCCCAAGGGCGTCTACCACGAGACCCGCGCCGACGATCTTGTCGTGAAGGCCATCCGGGAGCTGCTGCGCCGCAACCCCGGTCTCGCCCCGCACGAGGTCGACGAGGTCGCCGTCGCGGCGACCACGCAGATCGGCGACCAGGGCCTGACCATCGGCCGGATGGCCGGCATCCTCGCCGGCCTGCCGCAGTCGGTCCCCGGCTACGCCGTCGACCGGATGTGCGCGGGCGCCCTGACGGCCGTGACGACGACCGCCGGCTCCATCGCCTTCGGCGCGTACGACGTCGCCATCGCGGGCGGCGTCGAGCACATGGGCCGCCACCCGATGGGCGAGGGCGCCGACCCCAACCCGCGCTTCGTCTCGGAGAAGCTGGTCGACGAGTCCGCCCTGTTCATGGGCATGACGGCGGAGAACCTGCACGACCGGTTCCCGCACCTCACCAGGGAGCGCGCCGACGAGTACGCCGTCCGCTCCCAGGAGAAGGCCGCCAAGGCCTACGCCGACGGGAAGATCCAGCGCGACCTGGTGCCGGTCTCGGTGCGCCGCACCGACGCCGACGCCGGCGAGACCGGCTGGGGCCTGGTCACCGCCGACGAGCCGATGCGCCCGGGCACCACGAGGGAGAGCCTGGCCGGCCTGAAGACGCCGTTCCGCCCCCACGGCCGGGTCACCGCCGGCAACTCCGCGGGCCTCAACGACGGCGCCACCGCGTCGATCATCGCCTCGGAGGACTTCGCGCGCGAGAAGGGCCTGCCGGTCGGGATGCGCCTGGTGTCGTACGCCTTCGCCGGCGTCGAGCCGGAGGTCATGGGCTACGGCCCGATCCCGGCGACCGAGAAGGCCCTCGCCAAGGCGGGCCTGTCCATCGGCGACATCGGCCTGTTCGAGATCAACGAGGCGTTCGCCGTCCAGGTCCTGGCGTTCCTGGACCACTACGGCATCGCCGACGACGACCCCCGCGTCAACCGGTACGGCGGCGCCATCGCCTTCGGCCACCCGCTGGCCTCCTCCGGCGTCCGGCTCATGACGCAGCTGGCCCGGCAGTTCGAGGAGCGGCCGGAGGTCCGCTACGGCATCACGACCATGTGCGTCGGCTTCGGCATGGGCGCGACGGTCGTCTGGGAGAACCCGAACCACGAGGACGCCGGAGGCAGCAAGTGA